A stretch of Tripterygium wilfordii isolate XIE 37 chromosome 11, ASM1340144v1, whole genome shotgun sequence DNA encodes these proteins:
- the LOC120009745 gene encoding E2F transcription factor-like E2FF, which translates to MCSFVSRESDSSDKQFYSRKEKSLGLLCSNFLRLYNSDGVQSIGLDDAATRLGVERRRIYDVVNILESVGVVARKQKNQYSWRGFEAIPLALKDLKEEDLGENFGPSGCCNSSQGSSDNENEGASSAKNEGQKNSSAVFKTDSKREKSLWLLSQNFVKLFLRSDVDMITLDNAARALLGDGYGSTAMRTKVRRLYDITNVFASMNLIEKTHHPDSRKPAIRWLGWRGKASCGSGSALNLKETQKREFGTEITNSNLKRRKEDSLMAWRLSLVENTPRHIREYDSENKHIKIKSEPQSKHGPKDFVFGPFSPVSRPGEGKSGEKIVRRVQDWETLASTHSPRYCNQAMSKLFGHYMEAWKSWHIEIAGKEQIKTDPDK; encoded by the exons ATGTGCTCGTTTGTTTCTCGAGAATCCGATTCCAGCGACAAACAATTTTACTCCCGCAAAGAAAAATCGCTGGGACTCTTGTGCTCCAA tttcttgAGGTTATACAACAGTGATGGCGTTCAATCAATTGGGCTCGACGATGCTGCTACCCGATTAG GAGTGGAGCGCCGCCGGATATATGATGTGGTCAATATATTGGAGAGCGTAGGA GTTGTAGCTAGAAAACAAAAGAACCAATACTCGTGGAGGGGATTTGAAGCAATTCCTCTGGCCTTGAAGGATCTTAAG GAAGAAGATTTGGGAGAGAATTTTGGACCTTCAGGTTGCTGTAACTCTTCACAG GGTTCAAGCGACAATGAAAATGAAGGTGCTTCCAGTGCAAAAAATGAAGGGCAGAAGAATTCTTCAGCGGTCTTTAAAACTG ACAGCAAAAGAGAAAAATCATTGTGGCTTCTCTCTCAAAACTTTGTGAAGCTTTTCCTTCGTTCAGAT GTGGACATGATTACACTTGACAATGCTGCAAGGGCATTACTTGGTGATGGCTATGGTTCAACAGCTATGAGAA CAAAAGTTAGGCGACTATATGACATTACTAATGTTTTTGCTTCCATGAATCTAATTGAGaag ACCCATCATCCGGACAGCAGGAAACCAGCAATTAGGTGGTTGGGATGGAGAGGAAAAGCCAGTTGTGGCTCTGGGAGTGCTTTGAATCTGAAGGAGACACAAAAGAGGGAATTTGGGACTGAGATTACAAACTCCAACTTAAAGAGAAGGAAGGAGGATTCTTTAATGGCTTGGAGATTAAGTTTGGTGGAGAATACTCCAAGGCATATTAGAGAGTATGATAGTGAGAACAAGCATATCAAGATAAAGTCAGAGCCGCAATCAAAACATGGCCCAAAGGATTTTGTGTTTGGCCCATTTAGTCCAGTCAGTAGGCCTGGAGAAGGTAAATCTGGAGAAAAAATTGTGAGACGCGTTCAGGACTGGGAGACCTTGGCTTCTACCCACTCTCCTCGGTATTGCAATCAAG CTATGAGTAAACTTTTTGGCCATTATATGGAGGCATGGAAATCATGGCacattgaaattgctggaaaagaACAGATAAAGACAGATCCTGATAAATga